Proteins found in one Ptychodera flava strain L36383 chromosome 16, AS_Pfla_20210202, whole genome shotgun sequence genomic segment:
- the LOC139114785 gene encoding roquin-1-like isoform X2 — MPIQAPQWTEFLLCPICYNDFDESARRPISLGCGHTVCRTCLSQLHRKQCPFDQSTISTDIDSLPANYALLQLVGAEIPKAESITNGVISQYMRHYEESKKCVEELALLLKPLSKGNSNAKECILSRPMQRKLVTLVNCQLVEEEGRARASRAARSLGERTVAELILQHQNPQQLSANLWAAVRARGCQFLGPAMQEECLKLVLLALEDGSALSRKVLVLFVVQKLEAQFPQASKTSVGHVVQLLYRASCFKVTKREEDSSLMQLKEEFCSYEALRREHDSQIVQIAMEAGLRISPEQWSSLLYGDAAHKSHMQSIIDKLQTPASFAASVQELSIALQRSGDPANLAKLTSHFELLAEIDPAPDSHTPSWEETEKAMQAARIVLMGLVDFVQHHSHQRKILDQSQNNKYKTSMCRDITQRGGCPRGANCTFAHSQDELEKFRAKSRRAHLKSKPSDKRGEQEGGKSQFGDSDSSHHGSKLVARGSDIPTAEAERGGNTEFSSKVESSHIGMQKEGVTREASPILRRQTLVAGQSAMSEGVSGSSVSDMQAQYMEGYYREADIHEYPQSLPQHHKMQGEVYLPQHESLATALSYDPYYKQPYSPYPRYLPQDIGGVPPMRYMNDGYSRTYMQSGPPRYMDDDYRAGMVPRGQRYNIDDKGHPESLRYRSGDHYYFEPADNSSVSYQPSVVQRQEQSMDSLQERRRQLIAQLGSLPTSSYSQRCELSTQVSNPSFSTVSSTSPSSFGKSYSLLNTSVAATSRKTPTQLSVSKVTLDNTVDEYSGVPVKQSKDRHAERRQEEVEKKSKDTIKDVYDPWTTGSTVAISTPVSPVNNTPPTSSIMTLSKTMVRHMSLEDSHRDLPGFGDGDRATDLPPRQGHDHQGHENAARGRKIRRQMELAASQKVSAADDDFIPFDPPRISKYGPISRMARSIIHDSVPVQAKPTPHTETTPVMSYSDAQMATALQQASPGKQRTYEEKVQPHSRPSNIYSVKGKDGQGTTDNQGQLHSEVLDRMQGPIAVTGSAPQSTAEREQLKIELQHVDQQIMQQRHAIDVRIARDTLMIHREEKAISAHKDPGHLTPSIDDELLARRLQEVELGIQAQTLVSPRDADTLSDRAIASRLQEDEMELERTGGRTHTPPVSEPMLEIWRWWNTYPSGFNWK; from the exons atgCCAATTCAGGCACCCCAGTGGACAGAATTCCTGTTATGTCCTATCTGTTACAACGATTTCGATGAAAGTGCTCGCCGGCCAATCAGTTTAGGCTGTGGTCATACAGTATGTCGCACATGTTTATCACAACTTCATCGCAAGCAGTGTCCCTTTGACCAGAGTACCATCAGCACAGACATTGATTCCTTGCCAGCAAACTATGCATTACTGCAACTGGTTGGTGCTGAAATTCCAAAAGCTGAATCAATCACAAATGGTGTTATCTCACAATACATGAGACATTATGAAGAAAGTAAGAAGTGTGTGGAGGAGTTGGCTCTTCTTCTAAAGCCACTTAGTAAAG GGAACAGCAATGCAAAGGAATGTATCTTGAGTCGTCCTATGCAGAGGAAACTGGTAACTTTGGTCAATTGTCAGCTTGTAGAGGAAGAGGGAAGAGCTCGTGCATCAAGAGCTGCCCGGTCTCTTGGAGAACGTACTGTAGCtgaattgattttacaacaccAAAATCCGCAGCAACTATCTGCCAATTTATGGGCAGCTGTTAGAGCTAGGGGATGTCAGTTTCTTGGGCCTG CAATGCAAGAGGAATGTTTAAAGCTTGTATTGCTGGCACTTGAGGATGGCTCTGCTCTCTCAAGGAAAGTGTTGGTGCTATTTGTAGTGCAGAAACTGGAGGCCCAGTTTCCACAGGCATCTAAAACAAGTGTTGGACATGTTGTACAACTGCTTTACAGGGCCTCATGTTTTAAAGTCACCAAACGTGAAGAAGACTCTTCCTTAATGCAACTGAAAGAGGAG TTTTGTAGTTACGAAGCGTTGAGAAGAGAGCATGATTCACAGATAGTGCAGATTGCCATGGAAGCTGGATTGAGGATTTCACCAGAACAATGGTCTTCATTATTGTATGGTGATGCAGCACATAAATCTCATATGCAGTCCATTATTGACAAG TTACAGACACCAGCTTCATTTGCAGCCAGTGTGCAGGAGTTGTCCATTGCTTTACAAAGATCTGGTGATCCTGCTAACCTAGCTAAACTGACATCTCATTTTGAACTATTAGCAGAAATTGATCCTGCACCAG ATTCACATACACCGTCGTGGGAAGAAACAGAGAAAGCAATGCAAGCTGCTAGAATTGTACTTATGGGACTTGTTGATTTTGTACAACATCATAGTCACCAGAGAAAAATACTAGATCAG TCTCAGAACAACAAATATAAGACAAGCATGTGCCGTGATATTACCCAGCGTGGTGGTTGCCCTAGAGGTGCAAATTGTACATTTGCCCATTCTCAAGATGAACTTGAAAA ATTTCGGGCAAAAAGCAGAAGAGCACACTTGAAGAGTAAACCAAGTGACAAGAGAGGAGAACAGGAGGGTGGTAAATCACAGTTTGGTGACAGTGATAGCAGTCATCATGGCAGTAAACTTGTAGCCAGAGGATCTGATATACCAACAGCAGAAGCTGAGAGAGGTGGAAACACTGAGTTCTCTTCAAAAGTTGAGAGTAGTCATATCGGAATGCAAAA GGAGGGTGTTACTAGAGAAGCAAGTCCAATATTACGGAGACAGACACTTGTAGCAGGTCAAAGTGCAATGTCTGAAGGAGTGTCAGGTTCATCAGTTTCTGATATGCAAGCTCAATACATGGAAG GTTACTATCGTGAAGCAGATATTCATGAATATCCCCAGTCTTTGCCACAACATCACAAAATGCAAGGTGAAGTTTATTTGCCTCAACATGAATCATTAGCAACGGCATTGTCATATGATCCATACTACAAACAGCCATACAGTCCGTATCCAAGGTACTTGCCACAAGATATTGGAGGAGTGCCCCCAATGAGATATATGAATGATGGATATTCAAGGACATATATGCAGAGTGGACCGCCAAGATATATGGATGATGACTACCGAGCTGGAATGGTACCAAGAGGTCAACGCTATAACATTGATGATAAAGGTCATCCAGAAAGCCTCAGGTACAGAAGTGGAGATCATTATTACTTTGAACCAGCAGACAACTCATCTGTGAGCTACCAGCCAAGTGTAGTTCAAAGACAG GAACAGTCTATGGATTCTCTCCAAGAGAGAAGAAGACAACTGATTGCTCAGTTAGGAAGTCTACCAACATCTTCTTATTCCCAAAGATGTGAGTTATCTACACAAGTGTCAAATCCATCATTCTCTACAGTTTCATCCACAAGTCCATCCTCTTTTGGAAAGTCTTATTCACTGCTTAACACATCGGTAGCTGCTACATCTCGGAAGACACCAACACAGTTGTCTGTTTCTAAAGTGACTTTAGATAATACTGTTGATGAGTACAGTGGAGTGCCAGTGAAGCAATCCAAAGACAGACATGCAGAGAGAAGACAAGAAGAAGTTGAGAAGAAGAGCAAAGATACCATCAAAGATGTGTATGATCCATGGACAACTGGAAGTACAGTTGCAATATCGACTCCAGTAAGTCCTGTCAATAATACACCTCCTACATCAAGCATAATGACTCTGAGTAAAACAATGGTAAGACACATGTCTTTAGAAGATTCACACAGAGATTTACCGGGATTTGGTGACGGGGACAGAGCAACAGATCTACCTCCACGACAAGGCCATGATCATCAAGGACATGAAAATGCAGCACGTGGGCGTAAAATACGACGGCAGATGGAACTTGCAGCTTCTCAAAAAGTCTCAGCTGCAGATGACGACTTCATTCCATTTGATCCTCCAAGGATATCAAAATATGGACCAATAAGTCGAATGGCCAGATCCATCATCCATGATTCTGTCCCAGTTCAAGCCAAACCAACACCACACACTGAAACAACTCCTGTTATGTCATACTCTGATGCCCAGATGGCAACAGCTTTGCAGCAGGCATCTCCCGGTAAACAGCGTACCTATGAAGAGAAAGTACAGCCTCATAGCAGACCCAGTAATATTTATTCAGTAAAGGGTAAAGATGGTCAAGGAACAACTGATAACCAGGGCCAATTGCACTCTGAAGTTCTTGATAG AATGCAAGGACCCATTGCAGTAACAGGGAGTGCTCCCCAGTCAACAGCTGAGAGAGAGCAGTTGAAAATTGAACTTCAACATGTAGACCAGCAGATAATGCAACAACGTCATGCTATTGATGTCAGG ATAGCACGAGATACACTAATGATACATCGTGAAGAAAAAGCAATATCAGCCCATAAAGATCCAGGCCATTTGACACCATCAATAGATGATGAACTGCTAGCGAGAAGATTACAAGAAGTGGAGTTAGGAATTCAGGCACAAACGCTTGTCTCACCA AGAGATGCAGACACTTTGAGTGACAGAGCCATTGCTAGTCGTTTGCAAGAAGATGAGATGGAACTTGAGAGAACTGGAGGCCGAACTCACACACCACCAGTCAGTGAACCAATG CTGGAAATTTGGCGATGGTGGAACACATATCCGTCAGGTTTTAATTGGAAGTAG
- the LOC139114785 gene encoding roquin-1-like isoform X1, with translation MPIQAPQWTEFLLCPICYNDFDESARRPISLGCGHTVCRTCLSQLHRKQCPFDQSTISTDIDSLPANYALLQLVGAEIPKAESITNGVISQYMRHYEESKKCVEELALLLKPLSKGNSNAKECILSRPMQRKLVTLVNCQLVEEEGRARASRAARSLGERTVAELILQHQNPQQLSANLWAAVRARGCQFLGPAMQEECLKLVLLALEDGSALSRKVLVLFVVQKLEAQFPQASKTSVGHVVQLLYRASCFKVTKREEDSSLMQLKEEFCSYEALRREHDSQIVQIAMEAGLRISPEQWSSLLYGDAAHKSHMQSIIDKLQTPASFAASVQELSIALQRSGDPANLAKLTSHFELLAEIDPAPDSHTPSWEETEKAMQAARIVLMGLVDFVQHHSHQRKILDQSQNNKYKTSMCRDITQRGGCPRGANCTFAHSQDELEKFRAKSRRAHLKSKPSDKRGEQEGGKSQFGDSDSSHHGSKLVARGSDIPTAEAERGGNTEFSSKVESSHIGMQKEGVTREASPILRRQTLVAGQSAMSEGVSGSSVSDMQAQYMEGYYREADIHEYPQSLPQHHKMQGEVYLPQHESLATALSYDPYYKQPYSPYPRYLPQDIGGVPPMRYMNDGYSRTYMQSGPPRYMDDDYRAGMVPRGQRYNIDDKGHPESLRYRSGDHYYFEPADNSSVSYQPSVVQRQEQSMDSLQERRRQLIAQLGSLPTSSYSQRCELSTQVSNPSFSTVSSTSPSSFGKSYSLLNTSVAATSRKTPTQLSVSKVTLDNTVDEYSGVPVKQSKDRHAERRQEEVEKKSKDTIKDVYDPWTTGSTVAISTPVSPVNNTPPTSSIMTLSKTMVRHMSLEDSHRDLPGFGDGDRATDLPPRQGHDHQGHENAARGRKIRRQMELAASQKVSAADDDFIPFDPPRISKYGPISRMARSIIHDSVPVQAKPTPHTETTPVMSYSDAQMATALQQASPGKQRTYEEKVQPHSRPSNIYSVKGKDGQGTTDNQGQLHSEVLDRMQGPIAVTGSAPQSTAEREQLKIELQHVDQQIMQQRHAIDVRIARDTLMIHREEKAISAHKDPGHLTPSIDDELLARRLQEVELGIQAQTLVSPRDADTLSDRAIASRLQEDEMELERTGGRTHTPPVSEPMAANDHQNVLSVKEMERSTVRHGYQQVYPQGQPQELGDPHYAEQVVYNETGLAGMPLAHNEAQPTASNIGSYRYTEYHPYQMLHPPSGIPNSYPNNMRPIAPADPRAYYYAPRAANYPPVQVVVRPSSALPSNVVEDPNMVHSHGRVMHGETYTDGRVMHGETYTDGMM, from the exons atgCCAATTCAGGCACCCCAGTGGACAGAATTCCTGTTATGTCCTATCTGTTACAACGATTTCGATGAAAGTGCTCGCCGGCCAATCAGTTTAGGCTGTGGTCATACAGTATGTCGCACATGTTTATCACAACTTCATCGCAAGCAGTGTCCCTTTGACCAGAGTACCATCAGCACAGACATTGATTCCTTGCCAGCAAACTATGCATTACTGCAACTGGTTGGTGCTGAAATTCCAAAAGCTGAATCAATCACAAATGGTGTTATCTCACAATACATGAGACATTATGAAGAAAGTAAGAAGTGTGTGGAGGAGTTGGCTCTTCTTCTAAAGCCACTTAGTAAAG GGAACAGCAATGCAAAGGAATGTATCTTGAGTCGTCCTATGCAGAGGAAACTGGTAACTTTGGTCAATTGTCAGCTTGTAGAGGAAGAGGGAAGAGCTCGTGCATCAAGAGCTGCCCGGTCTCTTGGAGAACGTACTGTAGCtgaattgattttacaacaccAAAATCCGCAGCAACTATCTGCCAATTTATGGGCAGCTGTTAGAGCTAGGGGATGTCAGTTTCTTGGGCCTG CAATGCAAGAGGAATGTTTAAAGCTTGTATTGCTGGCACTTGAGGATGGCTCTGCTCTCTCAAGGAAAGTGTTGGTGCTATTTGTAGTGCAGAAACTGGAGGCCCAGTTTCCACAGGCATCTAAAACAAGTGTTGGACATGTTGTACAACTGCTTTACAGGGCCTCATGTTTTAAAGTCACCAAACGTGAAGAAGACTCTTCCTTAATGCAACTGAAAGAGGAG TTTTGTAGTTACGAAGCGTTGAGAAGAGAGCATGATTCACAGATAGTGCAGATTGCCATGGAAGCTGGATTGAGGATTTCACCAGAACAATGGTCTTCATTATTGTATGGTGATGCAGCACATAAATCTCATATGCAGTCCATTATTGACAAG TTACAGACACCAGCTTCATTTGCAGCCAGTGTGCAGGAGTTGTCCATTGCTTTACAAAGATCTGGTGATCCTGCTAACCTAGCTAAACTGACATCTCATTTTGAACTATTAGCAGAAATTGATCCTGCACCAG ATTCACATACACCGTCGTGGGAAGAAACAGAGAAAGCAATGCAAGCTGCTAGAATTGTACTTATGGGACTTGTTGATTTTGTACAACATCATAGTCACCAGAGAAAAATACTAGATCAG TCTCAGAACAACAAATATAAGACAAGCATGTGCCGTGATATTACCCAGCGTGGTGGTTGCCCTAGAGGTGCAAATTGTACATTTGCCCATTCTCAAGATGAACTTGAAAA ATTTCGGGCAAAAAGCAGAAGAGCACACTTGAAGAGTAAACCAAGTGACAAGAGAGGAGAACAGGAGGGTGGTAAATCACAGTTTGGTGACAGTGATAGCAGTCATCATGGCAGTAAACTTGTAGCCAGAGGATCTGATATACCAACAGCAGAAGCTGAGAGAGGTGGAAACACTGAGTTCTCTTCAAAAGTTGAGAGTAGTCATATCGGAATGCAAAA GGAGGGTGTTACTAGAGAAGCAAGTCCAATATTACGGAGACAGACACTTGTAGCAGGTCAAAGTGCAATGTCTGAAGGAGTGTCAGGTTCATCAGTTTCTGATATGCAAGCTCAATACATGGAAG GTTACTATCGTGAAGCAGATATTCATGAATATCCCCAGTCTTTGCCACAACATCACAAAATGCAAGGTGAAGTTTATTTGCCTCAACATGAATCATTAGCAACGGCATTGTCATATGATCCATACTACAAACAGCCATACAGTCCGTATCCAAGGTACTTGCCACAAGATATTGGAGGAGTGCCCCCAATGAGATATATGAATGATGGATATTCAAGGACATATATGCAGAGTGGACCGCCAAGATATATGGATGATGACTACCGAGCTGGAATGGTACCAAGAGGTCAACGCTATAACATTGATGATAAAGGTCATCCAGAAAGCCTCAGGTACAGAAGTGGAGATCATTATTACTTTGAACCAGCAGACAACTCATCTGTGAGCTACCAGCCAAGTGTAGTTCAAAGACAG GAACAGTCTATGGATTCTCTCCAAGAGAGAAGAAGACAACTGATTGCTCAGTTAGGAAGTCTACCAACATCTTCTTATTCCCAAAGATGTGAGTTATCTACACAAGTGTCAAATCCATCATTCTCTACAGTTTCATCCACAAGTCCATCCTCTTTTGGAAAGTCTTATTCACTGCTTAACACATCGGTAGCTGCTACATCTCGGAAGACACCAACACAGTTGTCTGTTTCTAAAGTGACTTTAGATAATACTGTTGATGAGTACAGTGGAGTGCCAGTGAAGCAATCCAAAGACAGACATGCAGAGAGAAGACAAGAAGAAGTTGAGAAGAAGAGCAAAGATACCATCAAAGATGTGTATGATCCATGGACAACTGGAAGTACAGTTGCAATATCGACTCCAGTAAGTCCTGTCAATAATACACCTCCTACATCAAGCATAATGACTCTGAGTAAAACAATGGTAAGACACATGTCTTTAGAAGATTCACACAGAGATTTACCGGGATTTGGTGACGGGGACAGAGCAACAGATCTACCTCCACGACAAGGCCATGATCATCAAGGACATGAAAATGCAGCACGTGGGCGTAAAATACGACGGCAGATGGAACTTGCAGCTTCTCAAAAAGTCTCAGCTGCAGATGACGACTTCATTCCATTTGATCCTCCAAGGATATCAAAATATGGACCAATAAGTCGAATGGCCAGATCCATCATCCATGATTCTGTCCCAGTTCAAGCCAAACCAACACCACACACTGAAACAACTCCTGTTATGTCATACTCTGATGCCCAGATGGCAACAGCTTTGCAGCAGGCATCTCCCGGTAAACAGCGTACCTATGAAGAGAAAGTACAGCCTCATAGCAGACCCAGTAATATTTATTCAGTAAAGGGTAAAGATGGTCAAGGAACAACTGATAACCAGGGCCAATTGCACTCTGAAGTTCTTGATAG AATGCAAGGACCCATTGCAGTAACAGGGAGTGCTCCCCAGTCAACAGCTGAGAGAGAGCAGTTGAAAATTGAACTTCAACATGTAGACCAGCAGATAATGCAACAACGTCATGCTATTGATGTCAGG ATAGCACGAGATACACTAATGATACATCGTGAAGAAAAAGCAATATCAGCCCATAAAGATCCAGGCCATTTGACACCATCAATAGATGATGAACTGCTAGCGAGAAGATTACAAGAAGTGGAGTTAGGAATTCAGGCACAAACGCTTGTCTCACCA AGAGATGCAGACACTTTGAGTGACAGAGCCATTGCTAGTCGTTTGCAAGAAGATGAGATGGAACTTGAGAGAACTGGAGGCCGAACTCACACACCACCAGTCAGTGAACCAATG GCAGCCAATGACCATCAAAATGTTCTCTCTGTCAAAGAGATGGAACGCTCAACAGTGAGACATGGATATCAACAGGTGTACCCACAAGGTCAGCCACAGGAACTTGGTGATCCACATTATGCTGAACAAGTTGTCTACAATGAAACAGGGTTAGCAGGCATGCCTCTTGCCCACAATGAGGCCCAGCCAACAGCAAGTAACATTGGCTCATATAGGTACACAGAATATCACCCTTATCAAATGTTACATCCACCTTCTGGGATTCCAAATTCGTATCCAAACAATATGCGGCCAATAGCTCCTGCTGATCCAAGGGCATACTACTATGCTCCCAGAGCTGCTAATTATCCACCAGTTCAAGTTGTGGTAAGACCATCAAGTGCACTGCCGTCTAATGTGGTTGAAGACCCCAACATGGTTCATTCTCATGGTAGAGTTATGCATGGTGAAACATACACTGATGGTAGAGTGATGCATGGTGAAACGTACACCGATGGTATGATGTGA